The following proteins are co-located in the Callithrix jacchus isolate 240 chromosome 10, calJac240_pri, whole genome shotgun sequence genome:
- the TMEM151A gene encoding transmembrane protein 151A has product MPEDGAGDGGEVPALIPDGEPLREEQRPLKQSLGSSLCRESHWKCLLLTLLIHACGAVVAWCRLATVPRLVLGPEATLAQGAGGPPPTYPASPCSDGYLYIPLAFVSLLYLLYLAECWHCHVRSCQAPRTDAHTVLALIRRLQQAPPCVWWKATSYHYVRRTRQITRYRNGDAYTTTQVYHERADSRTARGEFDYSAHGVRDVSKELVGLAEHAATRLRFTKCFSFGSAEAEASYLTQRARFFSANEGLDDYLEAREGMHLKDVDFRESLMVFADPRSPPWYARAWVFWLVSAATLSWPLRVVAAYGTAHVHYQVEKLFGASSPPPGAMPSGPPLSRVATVDFTELEWHICSNRQLVPSYSEAVVMGAGSGAYLRGCQRCRRSVSSNSLPPARPSGPRLPFSRSRLSLGAGGRATPGVFRSLSGGPLGRRGEDTEPLESPPCYEDALYFPVLIVHGDSGCQGDGQGAL; this is encoded by the exons ATGCCCGAGGACGGCGCTGGCGACGGCGGGGAGGTGCCCGCGCTCATCCCGGACGGCGAGCCCCTGCGGGAAGAG CAGCGCCCCCTGAAACAGTCCCTGGGAAGCTCCTTATGCCGCGAGTCGCACTGGAAGTGCCTGCTCCTCACGCTGCTCATCCACGCCTGCGGGGCCGTGGTGGCCTGGTGTCGCCTGGCCACGGTGCCTCGGCTGGTCCTGGGGCCCGAGGCTACCTTGGCCCAGGGTGCTGGGGGCCCGCCACCCACCTACCCGGCCAGCCCTTGCTCCGATGGCTACCTGTACATCCCGTTGGCCTTCGTCTCCCTCCTCTACCTCCTCTACCTGGCCGAGTGCTGGCACTGTCATGTGCGGTCCTGCCAGGCGCCACGCACCGACGCCCACACGGTGCTGGCGCTGATCCGACGGCTACAGCAGGCGCCGCCATGCGTCTGGTGGAAGGCCACCAGCTACCACTATGTGCGGCGCACTCGCCAGATCACGCGCTACCGCAACGGCGACGCCTACACAACCACTCAGGTGTACCACGAGCGCGCCGACAGCCGCACGGCCCGCGGCGAGTTTGACTACTCGGCGCATGGCGTCCGCGATGTCTCCAAGGAGCTGGTGGGGCTGGCAGAGCACGCGGCCACGCGGCTGCGCTTCACCAAGTGCTTCAGCTTCGGCAGCGCCGAGGCCGAGGCCTCGTACCTCACGCAGCGGGCGCGCTTCTTCAGCGCCAACGAGGGCCTGGACGACTACCTGGAGGCGCGCGAGGGCATGCACCTGAAGGACGTGGACTTCCGCGAGTCGCTCATGGTCTTCGCCGATCCCCGCAGCCCGCCTTGGTACGCGCGCGCCTGGGTCTTCTGGCTCGTGTCTGCGGCCACGCTGTCGTGGCCCCTGCGCGTCGTGGCTGCCTACGGCACGGCCCACGTCCACTACCAGGTGGAGAAGCTCTTCGGCGCCAGCTCGCCCCCACCCGGGGCCATGCCAAGCGGGCCCCCGCTGTCCCGCGTGGCCACGGTGGACTTCACCGAGCTTGAGTGGCACATCTGCTCCAACAGGCAGCTGGtgcccagctactcggaggccgTGGTCATGGGCGCGGGCTCGGGCGCCTACCTCCGAGGCTGCCAGCGCTGCCGCCGCTCCGTCAGCAGCAACTCGCTGCCCCCGGCCCGGCCCAGCGGGCCCCGCCTGCCCTTCAGCCGCAGCCGCCTCTCGCTGGGTGCCGGGGGCCGGGCCACGCCAGGGGTCTTCCGCAGCCTGAGCGGGGGGCCACTGGGGCGCCGTGGAGAGGACACAGAACCCCTGGAGAGCCCGCCCTGCTACGAGGACGCCCTCTACTTCCCGGTGCTTATTGTCCACGGAGACAGCGGCTGCCAGGGGGATGGGCAGGGTGCGCTCTGA
- the CNIH2 gene encoding protein cornichon homolog 2 isoform X2 has product MAFTFAAFCYMLTLVLCASLIFFVIWHIIAFDELRTDFKNPIDQGNPARARERLKNIERICCLLRKLVVPEYSIHGLFCLMFLCAAEWVTLGLNIPLLFYHLWRYFHRPADGSEVMYDAVSIMNADILNYCQKESWCKLAFYLLSFFYYLYSMVYTLVSF; this is encoded by the exons ATGGCGTTCACCTTCGCCGCGTTCTGCTACATGCTCACCCTGGTGCTGTGCGCCTCCCTCATCTTCTTTGTCATCTGGCAC ATCATAGCCTTTGACGAGCTGCGGACCGACTTCAAGAACCCCATCGACCAGGGGAACCCTGCGCGGGCA CGCGAGCGTTTAAAAAACATCGAACGCATCTGCTGCCTCCTGAGAAAG CTGGTGGTCCCAGAATACTCCATCCACGGCCTCTTCTGTCTGATGTTTCTGTGTGCAGCAGAGTGGGTGACCCTGGGCCTCAACATCCCCCTCCTCTTCTACCACCTCTGGAG GTACTTCCACCGTCCTGCAGATGGCTCCGAGGTCATGTATGATGCGGTCTCCATCATGAATGCTGACATCCTCAACTACTGCCAGAAGGAGTCCTGGTGCAAACTTGCCTTCTACCTGCTCTCCTTCTTCTATTACCTGTACAG TATGGTTTATACATTGGTGAGTTTCTAA
- the YIF1A gene encoding protein YIF1A — MAYHSGYGAHGSKHRARVAPDPPPLFEDTSGGYSSQPGGYPAPGADVAFSVNHLLGDPMANVAMAYGSSIASHGKDMVHKELHRFVSVNKLKYFFAVDSAYVAKKLGLLVFPYTHQNWEVQYSRDVPLPPRQDLNAPDLYIPTMAFITYVLLAGMALGIQKRFSPEVLGLCASTALVWVVLEVLALLLGLYLATVRSDLSTFHLLAYSGYKYVGMILSVLTGLLFGSDGYYVALAWTSSALMYFIVRSFRTAALGPDSVGGPVPRQHLQLYLTLGAAAFQPLIIYWLTFHLVR, encoded by the exons ATGGCTTATCACTCGGGCTACGGAGCCCACG GCTCCAAGCACAGGGCCCGGGTAGCTCCGGATCCCCCTCCCCTCTTCGAGGACACAAGCGGTGGTTATTCCAGCCAGCCCGGGGGATACCCAGCCCCAGGAGCAGACGTGGCCTTCAGTGTCAACCACTTGCTTGGGGACCCAATGGCCAATGTGGCTATGGCCTATGGCAGCTCCATTGCATCCCATGGGAAGGACATGGTGCACAAGGAG cTGCACCGTTTTGTGTCTGTGAACAAACTGAAGTATTTTTTTGCTGTGGACTCAGCCTATGTGGCCAAGAAGCTAGGGCTGCTGGTCTTCCCCTACACACACCAG AACTGGGAAGTGCAGTACAGTCGTGATGTGCCTCTTCCCCCCCGGCAAGACCTCAACGCCCCTGACCTCTATATCCCCA CGATGGCCTTCATCACCTACGTGCTCCTGGCTGGGATGGCACTGGGCATTCAGAAAAG GTTCTCCCCGGAGGTGCTGGGCCTGTGTGCAAGCACAGCACTGGTGTGGGTGGTGTTGGAGGTGCTGGCCCTGCTCCTGGGCCTCTACCTGGCCACCGTGCGCAGTGACCTGAGCACCTTTCACCTGCTGGCCTACAGTGGCTACAAATATGTGGG AATGATCCTCAGTGTGCTCACAGGGCTGCTGTTTGGCAGCGATGGCTACTACGTGGCGCTGGCCTGGACCTCGTCGGCGCTCATGTACTTCATT GTGCGCTCTTTTCGGACAGCAGCCCTGGGCCCCGACAGTGTGGGGGGCCCTGTCCCCCGGCAGCATCTCCAGCTCTACCTGACTCTGGGAGCTGCAGCCTTCCAGCCCCTCATCATATACTGGCTGACCTTCCACCTGGTCCGGTGA
- the RAB1B gene encoding ras-related protein Rab-1B codes for MNPEYDYLFKLLLIGDSGVGKSCLLLRFADDTYTESYISTIGVDFKIRTIELDGKTIKLQIWDTAGQERFRTITSSYYRGAHGIIVVYDVTDQESYANVKQWLQEIDRYASENVNKLLVGNKSDLTTKKVVDNTTAKEFADSLGIPFLETSAKNATNVEQAFMTMAAEIKKRMGPGAASGGERPNLKIDSTPVKPAGGGCC; via the exons atgaACCCCGAATA TGACTACCTGTTTAAGCTGCTTTTGATTGGCGACTCAGGCGTGGGCAAGTCATGCCTGCTCCTGCGGTTTGCT GATGACACGTACACAGAGAGCTACATCAGTACCATCGGGGTGGACTTCAAGATTCGAACCATTGAGCTGGATGGCAAAACTATTAAACTTCAGATC TGGGACACAGCGGGCCAGGAGCGGTTCCGGACCATCACTTCCAGCTATTACCGGGGGGCTCATGGCATCATCGTGGTGTATGACGTCACTGACCAG GAATCCTATGCCAACGTGAAGCAGTGGCTGCAGGAGATTGACCGCTACGCCAGCGAGAACGTCAATAAGCTCCtggtgggcaacaagagcgaccTCACCACCAAGAAGGTGGTGGACAACACCACAGCCAAG GAGTTTGCAGACTCTCTGGGCATCCCTTTCCTGGAGACGAGTGCCAAGAACGCCACCAATGTCGAGCAGGCGTTCATGACCATGGCTGCTGAGATCAAAAAGAGGATGGGCCCCGGAGCAGCCTCCGGGGGCGAGCGGCCCAATCTCAAGATCGACAGCACCCCTGTAAAGCCGGCGGGTGGCGGCTGTTGCTAG
- the CNIH2 gene encoding protein cornichon homolog 2 isoform X1 has product MSHPSAIVPSAAWTALPPFAHQHLLLVEPAFHHPAHRIIAFDELRTDFKNPIDQGNPARARERLKNIERICCLLRKLVVPEYSIHGLFCLMFLCAAEWVTLGLNIPLLFYHLWRYFHRPADGSEVMYDAVSIMNADILNYCQKESWCKLAFYLLSFFYYLYSMVYTLVSF; this is encoded by the exons ATGTCTCACCCTTCTGCCATTGTACCTTCTGCTGCTTGGACTGCACTGCCCCCTTTTGCTCACCAACACCTACTCCTAGTCGAGCCTGCATTCCATCACCCTGCACACAGA ATCATAGCCTTTGACGAGCTGCGGACCGACTTCAAGAACCCCATCGACCAGGGGAACCCTGCGCGGGCA CGCGAGCGTTTAAAAAACATCGAACGCATCTGCTGCCTCCTGAGAAAG CTGGTGGTCCCAGAATACTCCATCCACGGCCTCTTCTGTCTGATGTTTCTGTGTGCAGCAGAGTGGGTGACCCTGGGCCTCAACATCCCCCTCCTCTTCTACCACCTCTGGAG GTACTTCCACCGTCCTGCAGATGGCTCCGAGGTCATGTATGATGCGGTCTCCATCATGAATGCTGACATCCTCAACTACTGCCAGAAGGAGTCCTGGTGCAAACTTGCCTTCTACCTGCTCTCCTTCTTCTATTACCTGTACAG TATGGTTTATACATTGGTGAGTTTCTAA